From Scatophagus argus isolate fScaArg1 chromosome 10, fScaArg1.pri, whole genome shotgun sequence, a single genomic window includes:
- the LOC124066541 gene encoding regulating synaptic membrane exocytosis protein 1-like isoform X21, with protein sequence MSIQSERPRGRFSRAMRATGRHMMKSTSVSGEIYGMEHADGSQSDTALGSLGSGIKKRRSSLSQRVVAILPSRRSRSTSQLSQTEAAGKAADRQKEASAGKKVGKAGSSIQRSVETGMAVEYPRGGSAMNRQASRESTDGSMNSYSSEGNLIFSGMRLGADSQFSDFLDGLGPGQLVGRQTLATPAMGDVQIGLMDKKGQLEVEVIRARGLTPKPGSKSLPAPYVKVYLLDNGTCKAKKKTKIARKTLEPLYQQHLLFDESPQGKVLQVIVWGDYGRLDHKCFMGVAQILLEELDLSSTVIGWYKLFPPSSLVDPTLAPLTRLASQTSLDSSGPPPGVRS encoded by the exons ATGTCCATCCAATCAGAGAGACCCCGGGGACGCTTCAG CAGGGCCATGCGTGCAACGGGCCGCCACATGATGAAGAGCACCAGCGTGAGTGGTGAGATCTACGGCATGGAGCACGCTGACGGCAGCCAGTCGGACACGGCACTCGGTAGCCTCGGAAGCGGGATCAAGAAACGACGCTCTAGCCTCAGCCAACGCGTTGTCGCCATCCTGCCATCGAGACGCAGCCGTAGCACCTCGCAACTCAGCCAGACAG AGGCAGCGGGTAAGGCGGcggacagacagaaag AGGCGTCAGCAGGTAAGAAGGTGGGTAAGGCCGGCAGCAGCATCCAGAGGAGCGTGGAGACGGGCATGGCTGTGGAGTACCCACGGGGAGGATCAGCCATGAACCGGCAGGCCAGCAGAGAGTCGACTGATGGCAGCATGAACAGCTACAGCTCTGAGGGGAA tctgatCTTCTCAGGTATGCGGCTGGGTGCCGACAGTCAgttcagtgacttcctggatgGTTTAGGCCCCGGTCAACTGGTTGGCCGGCAAACACTGGCAACACCTGCCATGG GTGATGTTCAGATTGGTTTGATGGATAAGAAAGGCCAGCTGGAGGTTGAGGTGATCAGGGCACGAGGCCTTACCCCCAAACCTGGCTCCAAATCCCTCCCAG CTCCCTATGTCAAGGTGTACCTGCTGGATAATGGAACTTGTaaagccaaaaagaaaaccaagatTGCACGAAAGACCCTGGAGCCGCTTTACCAGCAGCACCTGCTATTTGACGAGAGTCCCCAGGGCAAGGTGCTTCAG GTAATAGTATGGGGCGACTATGGACGATTGGACCACAAGTGTTTCATGGGTGTAGCACAGATCCTATTGGAGGAGCTGGACCTCTCAAGCACGGTGATTGGCTGGTACAAACTGTTTCCGCCGTCCTCATTGGTGGACCCTACATTAGCTCCGCTCACGCGGCTGGCGTCACAGACGTCATTGGACAGCTCAGGACCGCCACCAGGCGTTCGGTCCTAG